ATCTTTTATTTTTTTTATGAATTCAAATTGAGCAAATTTAAGGGCCACCAGAAAAGTTTTCTGTTGGCCCTGAGAGCCGCTTTTCTTTATCGGGTGCCCTTCAATGGTGAGGTTAAGATCGTCCTTATGCACCCCTGTAGTAGTGTATTGAAGTATTCTGTCCTTTTCCATATTATCGGTAAGGAGTTTTCGCAACCCTTCCTTCTGAAGATGGGAGGAATATTCCAGACCCACCTTTTCTCTGTCTCCGGAAATGGTATTATAAAAAGTTTGGAAAACGGGTACAAGTTCCCTGGTGAATTGCTGTCGTTTTTCGTAGATATCCGAACCCAGGGATATCAATTGTTCATCCCAAATATCCAGTGTTTCGGGATTAAAATAATCTCTTTTTGCAAAATCCTTGAGCAGTTGGTTTCTTTGATTTAAGGCCCGGTTATAGCGTATGAGCTTCTCCAGGTAAGCCTTATCGTATTGTGAGATTACCCGGTCCAAATATTTTCTTCTTTCCTCACTGCCACCTGAGATCAGGTTCCCGTCAATCGGAGATATCATGACAACAGGCAGTAAACCTATGTGTTCGGAAAGTTTCCGGTAATTTTTTTTATTGCGTTTAAAAGTTTTCTTTTTGGCCTTATGGATAGAACAGTAGATTTTTTCAATCTTTTCCAACCGCATAAATTCGCCCTGTAAAACCGCAAATTCTTCGTTGTATCGGATGTTTTGAGAATCTACCGGATTGATATAGCTTTTACACATCGACAGATAGTAGATGGCATCAAGCAGGTTGGTTTTCCCTACGCCGTTGGCTCCAATAAAACAATTCATCTTTGAAGAAAATGTCAGATCAACCTGATAGTAGTTTTTAAAATTTGTCAGATACAACGATTTTAGATACATAAAGGGTTATTTAAAAAGGGGGCAAAAAAAGAAACATCACCAATTCTTAAAACGTTGGTAATTTTTTTAACCATGAATCTTTCTGTTTAAAGACAAAAAAATTACTTTTGCATTTCAAATTTCAAAATTAGACAAAAACATTAAAAAAAATGAGCAAAAAGAAAAAAGATAAACAACCAGAACAGCTTGAGTCAGTTGAAAGCGCATTGTCGCGAACCGAGCAATTTATTGAGAACAATCAAAAAATCATCACTACGGTGGTATTGGTTATTGTGATTCTGGTTGGAGCTTATTTACTCTTCACCCGATATTATTTGCAACCAATGGAAAATGAAGCAAGGGGGCAAATGTTCAGAGCAGAACAATATTTCGCGCGGGATTCATTTAATCTGGCTTTGAATGGTGATGGAAATTATCTGGGTTTTCTGGATATTATAGAAGAATATGGAATAACCAAATCAGCCAACCTTGCTCATTATTACACAGGTATTTCCTACCTTCGTCTCGGTCAATACGACAACGCCATAGAACATCTTGAGGATTTCAAGGTAAACGATAAAATTATCGAACCCCAGAAGTACGGGGCACTTGGAAATGCTTATCTGGAAAAGGGCAACCATGACAGGGCTCTTGATTACTATCAGGAGGCAATTGATTCCGACGATAATGCTTTTACCCGGCCGCTTTATATGAGTAAAGCCGCTTTTGTATATGAATTGGAGGGCGAATACCAACAAGCCATTGAACTTTATGAAGAAATTAAGCGCAAATATCCGGAATCCTCTCAGAGTGAAGAAGCCGATAAAAATATAGCGCGATTGAAAGTTCTTGCCGAGGAACAATAGGCAGATATTTCCCCCTGCCAAAAAGAGATTGGGAAATCATCTGCCACAACAATATAATAGACTGAATTATGGCGACTCATTTGAGAAATTTATCCGATAACCTCAATCAGGAGACCCCCTCCGCCTCCCAATTGCGTTTCGGTATTGTAGTAGCAGACTGGAACAGTGAAATCACGTCGAAATTAGAGGAAGGAGCCTTAAATCTTTTAAAAACTAAAGGAGCAGATGAAGACCATATTCTTGTCAATCATGTACCGGGAAGTATTGAACTCACCTTGGGAGCTCAATTGATGGCGGAATATCAGCAACTTGACGCCGTTATATGTTTGGGCTGTGTAATACAGGGCGAAACGCGCCACTTCGACTATGTATGCGATAGTGTAACCCAGGGAATCACCCAGTTAAATATCAAATACAATATTCCTTTCATTTATGGCGTGCTAACCACAGATAACTTCGAGCAGGCCCGGGACAGGGCAGGCGGAAAACACGGAAACAAGGGTGAAGAAGCTGCCGGCGCTGCGATCCGCATGGCCCATCTTAAAATGAAATTAAAAAACACTTAGGTTCCGGAAACATATTGCCGATGTAGCTCAGGCGGTTAGAGTGGCTGTTTCGTAAACAGCAGGTCGAGGGTTCGAGTCCCTCCATCGGCTCAATATTTCATAGTCCCTCACCTTTTAGCCCGGCATGTTGGTTTTTAGACCTTTATTTCATTATCTCTATGACAGCAAAACATTATGAGCTAGGTAAAGCCAATATCAACAGTTTATTGATCAAGCTGTCACTTCCCTCTATGTTGGCAATGTTCGCCAATGCCATCTACAACCTTGTAGATACCATTTTTGTAGGAAGAGGAGTAGGTTCACTGGGCATCGGTGCCGTGGCTATAGTGCTGCCCATTGTGGCCATTGTATCTTCATTTGCTCATCTTATAGGTATTGGTTCGGCTACATTGATGTCGAGGCAGTTGGGAGCCGGAAAGGAAAAATGGGTCAACCGGATTGCAGGCAATGGCATGTTCCTGGTTATTTTGGTGGGGATATTTTTTTGTGTAATCGGTGAAATTTTTACCGATCCCATTTTGAAAACTTTCGGTGCCACACCGGGTATTCTGCCCTATGCCCGTGATTTTGCACGCATTCTTTTTGTCGGTATGTTGTGGTTTCCTTTTTGTGTAAGTACCAGCAATTACTTGCGTGCCGAAGGAAATGCCAGGGAAGCCATGTATGCTATGCTGGTAGGCATCGGAGTCAATACACTTCTTGATTATATTTTTATTTTTCCTATGAATATGGGTATACAGGGAGCAGCCCTTGCTACCATACTGGGAAAGCTTACCACCTTCATTTATCTGATTGGTTACTTTACCAGCAGTAAAAGCATCATCCGGATAAGATTCCGGCATTTCCGCATCACAAAAAAGATACTTAAGCCCACCATCTCGGTTGGATTATCCGGATTTGGCATGCGTTCTTCAAGCAGTGTGGCCAATGTGGCCCTAAACCACATGCTGGGATTTTATGGCGGTGATATGGCTATTGCTGTGTTTGGAGTAATATACAAAACCACCCTGTTCCTGGGTATGCCCCTCTTTGGCTTGAACCAGGGAATGCAGCCGATTGTGGGATATAACTTTGGGGCGGAAAAGTATGACCGCATTCTGAAAACCATCAGACTGGGCTTTACCTACTCTCTGATCTATGGGATGATTGCCATAATCATTTTTGAAATTTTTCCCCGTGAAATTTTTTCACTGTTCACAAACGACAGTGCCCTTCTGTCCGAGGGCACACATGCAATGAAGATCGTTCTTTCCATGATGTGGCTGTTGGGCATCTCCATTAGCAGCACCGGTATTCATCAGGCCATGGGGAAACCCCGGGCTGCATTTTTCCTTGCCATACTAAGATGGGTGATACTGATTACTCCATTGATCTTTATTCTGCCACGTATCGGAGGACTGGGCCTGGATGGTATCTGGCTGGCTTTTCCTGTAGCTGACATGCTTGCAGCCTTTATTTCTTTACGGATTTTAACGCAAACCCTCAGAAAAAACAATATCCGTATCCGTCTTATACCAAAAATACCCCTCAGAAACCAAAACCGATTCTAAATATGGGATTCTCATAAGGCAGATAGGGCTTATGGTTCAGATTGTACAGCAACATGAAACTGACAAATCCTCCCTGTCCTAGCTCCTGCCGAAGGCCTCCGCCGACAAAATAGCTGTGTGCCCAGAAACGGGAACCGGAATGTTCACCATAAATATCTATTCTTTGAGGCATGTTGAGACCCTCATATTCCAGATGCGCTACCATCTGACCATGCATATTGAAAGGCAGGACCTTATTCAGATCTTTTATCACCTTAAAATCGGTAAAAACGTTTCCTCCGAAAATATGGCTTGAGATCCGCTCAGTGCTTATAAAAGACTCCCCAAGAAACGAGCGGGAATTGTAATACAAATATTTTAGTCCAACTCCCACGTCAAAACGTTCACTCAGATGATAACCCACCTGGGGCGCCACTTCTACCCTGGTGATGGTGCCAAATTGAGCCCATAAATAGCCTCCGAAGAAAAGCTTCTCTTTGAAGCTTTTTTCTTTTTCCTGTTTTTCTTCCTTATCCCCCTTTTTTTCACCTTCTTCTTCTTCCTGTGCCAAAACCGGTCCAACGAGGATCAATCCGAGTACAAATAAGATAAAATATTTTTTAATCATTTATTGTAAATTTTTTAATACACTAACATATTTTATTCCAAATTTATTAAAATATAACAAAAAGTGACCGATTTAGTGTATAAAAGTCACCCTTATTTTTTTGGAAAAAAACAAATTATAGTGGATTTTGGCCTGGAATGGACGGAAATAAATTCAGGGTTGTTATCCGTAAACTTAGATATTATCTAACCCGAATTATTCAAGAATAATTCTGACGCTATTGAAAAACCTGGCTTTTTGCTTCAATAAATTTCGTAAAAAGCCGGTTTTTCTAATGCGGGGTCGCCTGGATTCATCCCGCTAACCATC
The nucleotide sequence above comes from Bacteroidales bacterium. Encoded proteins:
- a CDS encoding DNA replication/repair protein RecF is translated as MYLKSLYLTNFKNYYQVDLTFSSKMNCFIGANGVGKTNLLDAIYYLSMCKSYINPVDSQNIRYNEEFAVLQGEFMRLEKIEKIYCSIHKAKKKTFKRNKKNYRKLSEHIGLLPVVMISPIDGNLISGGSEERRKYLDRVISQYDKAYLEKLIRYNRALNQRNQLLKDFAKRDYFNPETLDIWDEQLISLGSDIYEKRQQFTRELVPVFQTFYNTISGDREKVGLEYSSHLQKEGLRKLLTDNMEKDRILQYTTTGVHKDDLNLTIEGHPIKKSGSQGQQKTFLVALKFAQFEFIKKIKDLPPVLLLDDIFDKFDQQRVEQIIHLVSDDNFGQIFITDTSEEKLLNILSQRNIDYRLFRVKESGEITE
- a CDS encoding tetratricopeptide repeat protein, with product MSKKKKDKQPEQLESVESALSRTEQFIENNQKIITTVVLVIVILVGAYLLFTRYYLQPMENEARGQMFRAEQYFARDSFNLALNGDGNYLGFLDIIEEYGITKSANLAHYYTGISYLRLGQYDNAIEHLEDFKVNDKIIEPQKYGALGNAYLEKGNHDRALDYYQEAIDSDDNAFTRPLYMSKAAFVYELEGEYQQAIELYEEIKRKYPESSQSEEADKNIARLKVLAEEQ
- a CDS encoding 6,7-dimethyl-8-ribityllumazine synthase, translating into MATHLRNLSDNLNQETPSASQLRFGIVVADWNSEITSKLEEGALNLLKTKGADEDHILVNHVPGSIELTLGAQLMAEYQQLDAVICLGCVIQGETRHFDYVCDSVTQGITQLNIKYNIPFIYGVLTTDNFEQARDRAGGKHGNKGEEAAGAAIRMAHLKMKLKNT
- a CDS encoding MATE family efflux transporter, coding for MTAKHYELGKANINSLLIKLSLPSMLAMFANAIYNLVDTIFVGRGVGSLGIGAVAIVLPIVAIVSSFAHLIGIGSATLMSRQLGAGKEKWVNRIAGNGMFLVILVGIFFCVIGEIFTDPILKTFGATPGILPYARDFARILFVGMLWFPFCVSTSNYLRAEGNAREAMYAMLVGIGVNTLLDYIFIFPMNMGIQGAALATILGKLTTFIYLIGYFTSSKSIIRIRFRHFRITKKILKPTISVGLSGFGMRSSSSVANVALNHMLGFYGGDMAIAVFGVIYKTTLFLGMPLFGLNQGMQPIVGYNFGAEKYDRILKTIRLGFTYSLIYGMIAIIIFEIFPREIFSLFTNDSALLSEGTHAMKIVLSMMWLLGISISSTGIHQAMGKPRAAFFLAILRWVILITPLIFILPRIGGLGLDGIWLAFPVADMLAAFISLRILTQTLRKNNIRIRLIPKIPLRNQNRF